A window of the Hypomesus transpacificus isolate Combined female chromosome 22, fHypTra1, whole genome shotgun sequence genome harbors these coding sequences:
- the egfl7 gene encoding epidermal growth factor-like protein 7: MYQTLLLSSSLFILHVAGTPQFLGHHGRRVCSRDVRHSRVVTATESYIQPVHKPYITLCQGHRLCSTYKTVYRLSYRQVTKATPLAHIYPECCPGWRRLHSHNCNQAVCGEACVNGGTCLRPNHCACPLGWTGRLCQTDVDECSEQHPCPQTCVNTAGSYRCACREGSSLAADGRSCRSHPPTPPPPPLPPAPTTQRSQAKAEDSGASSNDSGFGLAENVTEEVQILKNRVELLEQKLQLVLAPFNSLFPLSLDEGMSEKTTFLSHSFQQLDRIDSLSEQIGFLEERLGTCSCQEN; encoded by the exons ATGTACCAaacgctcctcctctcctcctctctcttcatccttcaCGTGGCAGGCACTCCCCAGTTCCTCGGTCACCACGG GAGGAGGGTGTGCAGCAGAGATGTCCGTCACAGCCGCGTCGTCACGGCGACCGAATCCTACATCCAGCCCGTCCACAAGCCTTACATCACCCTGTGTCAGGGTCACAGACTGTGCAGTACCTACAA GACGGTTTACAGGCTGTCGTACCGGCAGGTGACCAAAGCCACGCCCCTCGCCCACATCTACCCAGAATGCTGTCCCGGCTGGCGACGCCTCCACTCTCACAACTGTAACCAAG CGGTGTGCGGCGAGGCCTGTGTGAACGGAGGAACCTGCCTGCGACCGAACCACTGTGCCTGTCCTCTGGGATGGACGGGCCGTCTGTGTCAAACAG ACGTGGACGAGTGCAGTGAGCAGCACCCGTGCCCCCAGACGTGCGTGAACACGGCCGGCAGCTACCGATGCGCGTGCCGGGAGGGCTCCAGCCTGGCGGCGGACGGACGCTCCTGCCGgagccacccccccacccctcctcctcctcctcttccccctgcccCAACCACCCAGAGAAGTCAGGCCAAAGCAGAGGATTCCGGAGCTTCTTCCAATGATTCAG GGTTTGGCCTAGCAGAGAACGTGACCGAGGAGGTGCAGATCTTGAAGAACCGAGTAGAGCTGCTGGAGCAG aaGCTTCAGTTGGTGCTAGCCCCCTTCAACAGCCTGTTCCCCCTGTCGCTGGACGAGGGCATGTCAGAGAAGACCACCTTCCTGTCTCACTCCTTCCAGCAGCTGGACCGCATCGACTCCCTCAGCGAACAGATTGGCTTCCTGGAGGAACGTCTTGGCACCT GTTCCTGCCAGGAGAATTAG
- the tor1 gene encoding torsin family 1 isoform X3, with the protein MRVTCQTLLRYVMITSVSFHAVEPFIVELLVGTVAAFWGSRESCNPKWIQFNSTGLEVDLQRKMFGQHIASKVISKAVTGFMNNKNPKKPLVLSLHGWTGTGKNFVSHLIAENIYREGMRSGFVHIFTSELHFPHPSQLEIYKSQLQQWIKGNVTNCPRSMFIFDEMDKMQPGLIDSIKPYLDYYEKLDGVSYRQAIFIFLSNAGGEHITETALEFWKAGSDREEIKLKDLETALSLSVFNNKKSGLWHTSLIDKNLVDYFVPFLPLEYRHVVMCAKAEMVSKGLKPDSNIADKVASDLVYFPKTERVFSVKGCKTIGHKLDYYT; encoded by the exons ATGAGAGTAACTTGTCAAACGCTATTACGATATGTGATGATCACATCTGTATCGTTTCATGCTGTCGAACCTTTCATAGTTGAACTTCTTGTAGGTACCGTTGCAGCTTTTTGGGGTAGTCGGGAAAGTTGTAACCCAAAATGGATACAATTCAATTCAACAG GATTGGAAGTAGACCTGCAGAGAAAAATGTTCGGTCAGCATATAGCTTCCAAAGTCATATCGAAAGCTGTAACAGGTTTCATGAACAATAAGAACCCAAAGAAGCCCTTGGTCCTATCTCTCCATGGGTGGACTGGCACAGGGAAGAACTTCGTCAGCCATCTAATAGCTGAGAACATCTACAGAGAAGGAATGAGAAGTGGCTTTGTCCACATCTTCACATCCGAGCTTCACTTCCCTCATCCAAGTCagcttgagatatacaag TCCCAGTTGCAGCAGTGGATCAAGGGTAATGTTACCAACTGCCCACGATCCATGTTCATCTTTGATGAGATGGACAAGATGCAGCCCGGTCTTATTGACAGTATCAAGCCATACCTGGACTACTACGAAAAACTGGATGGCGTTTCATACCGTCAAGCCATCTTCATCTTCCTCAG CAATGCTGGCGGAGAGCATATCACAGAGACGGCCCTGGAATTCTGGAAGGCTGGGAGTGACCGAGAGGAGATTAAGCTGAAAGACCTGGAGACGGCGCTCTCTCTTTCCGTGTTCAATAACAAGAAAA GTGGCTTATGGCACACCAGTCTGATAGACAAGAATCTGGTGGACTACTTTGTTCCCTTCCTGCCTCTGGAGTACAGACATGTGGTCATGTGTGCCAAGGCAGAGATGGTCAGCAAGGGACTGAAGCCCGACTCCAATATCGCGGACAAGGTGGCGAGTGACCTTGTCTACTTTCCTAAGACTGAGAGGGTCTTCTCTGTCAAAGGCTGCAAGACCATTGGGCACAAGTTGGACTACTACACATAG
- the tor1 gene encoding torsin family 1 isoform X1, which produces MKPKRGSWLFLLWTLLNFTLISAIDPISTSIAVGMAATLTGILANYKSIFYLFHEGCRPDWIALNRSGLEVDLQRKMFGQHIASKVISKAVTGFMNNKNPKKPLVLSLHGWTGTGKNFVSHLIAENIYREGMRSGFVHIFTSELHFPHPSQLEIYKSQLQQWIKGNVTNCPRSMFIFDEMDKMQPGLIDSIKPYLDYYEKLDGVSYRQAIFIFLSNAGGEHITETALEFWKAGSDREEIKLKDLETALSLSVFNNKKSGLWHTSLIDKNLVDYFVPFLPLEYRHVVMCAKAEMVSKGLKPDSNIADKVASDLVYFPKTERVFSVKGCKTIGHKLDYYT; this is translated from the exons ATGAAGCCAAAAAGGGGGTCATGGTTGTTTCTGCTGTGGACGCTGCTGAATTTCACTTTGATTTCAGCGATTGATCCTATCAGTACCAGCATAGCGGTTGGCATGGCTGCCACTCTCACTGGCATCCTAGCAAactacaaaagtattttttactTATTCCACGAAGGTTGCCGACCAGATTGGATCGCCTTGAACAGATCAG GATTGGAAGTAGACCTGCAGAGAAAAATGTTCGGTCAGCATATAGCTTCCAAAGTCATATCGAAAGCTGTAACAGGTTTCATGAACAATAAGAACCCAAAGAAGCCCTTGGTCCTATCTCTCCATGGGTGGACTGGCACAGGGAAGAACTTCGTCAGCCATCTAATAGCTGAGAACATCTACAGAGAAGGAATGAGAAGTGGCTTTGTCCACATCTTCACATCCGAGCTTCACTTCCCTCATCCAAGTCagcttgagatatacaag TCCCAGTTGCAGCAGTGGATCAAGGGTAATGTTACCAACTGCCCACGATCCATGTTCATCTTTGATGAGATGGACAAGATGCAGCCCGGTCTTATTGACAGTATCAAGCCATACCTGGACTACTACGAAAAACTGGATGGCGTTTCATACCGTCAAGCCATCTTCATCTTCCTCAG CAATGCTGGCGGAGAGCATATCACAGAGACGGCCCTGGAATTCTGGAAGGCTGGGAGTGACCGAGAGGAGATTAAGCTGAAAGACCTGGAGACGGCGCTCTCTCTTTCCGTGTTCAATAACAAGAAAA GTGGCTTATGGCACACCAGTCTGATAGACAAGAATCTGGTGGACTACTTTGTTCCCTTCCTGCCTCTGGAGTACAGACATGTGGTCATGTGTGCCAAGGCAGAGATGGTCAGCAAGGGACTGAAGCCCGACTCCAATATCGCGGACAAGGTGGCGAGTGACCTTGTCTACTTTCCTAAGACTGAGAGGGTCTTCTCTGTCAAAGGCTGCAAGACCATTGGGCACAAGTTGGACTACTACACATAG
- the tor1 gene encoding torsin family 1 isoform X2 yields MRVTCKTLLRYVMIVCVAFHAVEPFIIDILVGSVAVWWGSRESCNPKWMEFNSTGLEVDLQRKMFGQHIASKVISKAVTGFMNNKNPKKPLVLSLHGWTGTGKNFVSHLIAENIYREGMRSGFVHIFTSELHFPHPSQLEIYKSQLQQWIKGNVTNCPRSMFIFDEMDKMQPGLIDSIKPYLDYYEKLDGVSYRQAIFIFLSNAGGEHITETALEFWKAGSDREEIKLKDLETALSLSVFNNKKSGLWHTSLIDKNLVDYFVPFLPLEYRHVVMCAKAEMVSKGLKPDSNIADKVASDLVYFPKTERVFSVKGCKTIGHKLDYYT; encoded by the exons ATGAGAGTAACTTGCAAAACGCTACTACGATATGTGATGATCGTATGTGTAGCGTTTCATGCTGTCGAACCTTTCATAATTGATATTCTTGTAGGAAGCGTTGCAGTGTGGTGGGGTAGTCGGGAAAGTTGTAACCCAAAATGGATGGAATTCAATTCAACAG GATTGGAAGTAGACCTGCAGAGAAAAATGTTCGGTCAGCATATAGCTTCCAAAGTCATATCGAAAGCTGTAACAGGTTTCATGAACAATAAGAACCCAAAGAAGCCCTTGGTCCTATCTCTCCATGGGTGGACTGGCACAGGGAAGAACTTCGTCAGCCATCTAATAGCTGAGAACATCTACAGAGAAGGAATGAGAAGTGGCTTTGTCCACATCTTCACATCCGAGCTTCACTTCCCTCATCCAAGTCagcttgagatatacaag TCCCAGTTGCAGCAGTGGATCAAGGGTAATGTTACCAACTGCCCACGATCCATGTTCATCTTTGATGAGATGGACAAGATGCAGCCCGGTCTTATTGACAGTATCAAGCCATACCTGGACTACTACGAAAAACTGGATGGCGTTTCATACCGTCAAGCCATCTTCATCTTCCTCAG CAATGCTGGCGGAGAGCATATCACAGAGACGGCCCTGGAATTCTGGAAGGCTGGGAGTGACCGAGAGGAGATTAAGCTGAAAGACCTGGAGACGGCGCTCTCTCTTTCCGTGTTCAATAACAAGAAAA GTGGCTTATGGCACACCAGTCTGATAGACAAGAATCTGGTGGACTACTTTGTTCCCTTCCTGCCTCTGGAGTACAGACATGTGGTCATGTGTGCCAAGGCAGAGATGGTCAGCAAGGGACTGAAGCCCGACTCCAATATCGCGGACAAGGTGGCGAGTGACCTTGTCTACTTTCCTAAGACTGAGAGGGTCTTCTCTGTCAAAGGCTGCAAGACCATTGGGCACAAGTTGGACTACTACACATAG
- the nsa2 gene encoding ribosome biogenesis protein NSA2 homolog has translation MPQNEHIELHRKRHGYRLDHHERKRKKESREAHERSHKARKMIGLKAKLYHKQRHSEKVQMKKTIKMHEQRKTKQKNDDKTPEGAVPAYLLDREGQSRAKVLSNMIKQKRKEKAGKWEVPLPKVRAQGETEVLKVIRTGKRQKKAWKRMVTKVCFVGEGFTRKPPKYERFIRPMGLRFKKAHVTHPELKATFCLPILGVKKNPSSPLYTTLGVITKGTVVEVNVSELGLVTQGGKVIWGKYAQVTNNPENDGCINAVLLV, from the exons ATG CCCCAGAACGAGCATATAGAGTTGCACCGCAAGCGGCATGGCTACCGCCTGGACCACcacgagaggaagagaaagaaggagagccGTGAGGCACACGAACGCTCCCACAAGGCCAGGAAGATGATTGGTCTGAAGGCCAAACTGTACCACAAACAGAGGCATTCAGAGAAGGTCCAGATGAAGAAAAC CATCAAAATGCACGAACAGAGGAAGACAAAGCAGAAGAACGACGACAAGACTCCAGAGGGAGCGGTTCCCGCCTACCTGCTGGACAGAGAAGGACAGTCGAGGGCCAAGGTGCTGTCCAACATGATCAAgcagaagaggaaagagaaagcg GGTAAATGGGAGGTGCCCCTGCCCAAGGTCAGAGCCCAGGGGGAGACGGAGGTGCTCAAGGTCATCCGCACGGGAAAGAGGCAGAAGAAGGCCTGGAAGAGGATGGTGACTAAGGTCTGCTTCGTTGGTGAAGGTTTCACCCGTAAGCCCCCCAAGTACGAGCGCTTCATCAGACCCATG GGTTTACGTTTCAAAAAAGCCCATGTGACCCACCCAGAGCTGAAGGCCACATTCTGCCTGCCCATCTTGGGGGTGAAGAAAAACCCCTCGTCCCCCCTCTACACCACGCTGGGGGTCATCACCAAGGGAACTGTTGTGGAGGTCAACGTCAGCGAGCTGGGTCTGGTCACACAGGGGGGAAAGGTCATCTGGG GTAAATATGCCCAGGTGACAAATAACCCAGAGAACGACGGCTGTATTAATGCTGTTCTGCTTgtgtaa